The Candidatus Krumholzibacteriia bacterium genome includes a region encoding these proteins:
- a CDS encoding DUF1697 domain-containing protein, with protein sequence MAASRYIAFLRAINVGGRTVPMARLRALFEDLGLDAVETFIASGNVLFETRAMSAATLEKRIETALLKAFGYEVSTFVRTRAEVAAIAAARPFAAGAMAAALALNVAFLRAPLDARGVRTLGALRTPIDDFRATGSEVYWMCKKRQSESDFSNAVFEKALGVRATFRGMNTVRRLAEKYPPR encoded by the coding sequence ATGGCAGCATCCCGGTACATCGCGTTTCTGCGCGCCATCAACGTGGGTGGCCGGACCGTGCCCATGGCGCGGCTCCGCGCCCTCTTCGAAGACCTCGGGCTGGATGCGGTGGAGACCTTCATCGCCAGTGGAAACGTCCTGTTCGAGACGCGCGCGATGAGCGCCGCCACCCTTGAGAAAAGAATTGAAACAGCGCTTCTAAAAGCGTTTGGCTATGAGGTTTCCACCTTTGTGCGAACCCGTGCCGAGGTGGCCGCCATTGCCGCCGCGCGCCCCTTCGCGGCAGGTGCCATGGCCGCGGCGCTCGCGCTGAACGTGGCCTTCCTGCGCGCGCCGCTGGACGCGCGGGGCGTGCGGACGCTGGGGGCGCTTCGCACTCCGATCGACGATTTTCGCGCGACCGGCAGCGAGGTCTACTGGATGTGCAAGAAGCGGCAGAGTGAGTCTGACTTCTCCAACGCGGTGTTCGAGAAAGCTCTTGGCGTGCGCGCGACATTTCGCGGTATGAATACCGTGCGCCGCCTGGCGGAGAAGTACCCGCCGCGGTAG
- a CDS encoding M3 family metallopeptidase — MILGFKKSMLFLVVAVMAVAMADARAEDNPFYAPYGTPFEVPAFDRIKNEHYLPAFEKGIAEQKKEIEAIRDNADAPTFENTVVAMEESGKLLNRVGDVFFNLNSAETSDEMQAIAREIAPRLSALNDDIYLDPKLFARVKSVYDKRDKLKLSTEQRRLLEESYKAFVRGGANLADAEKEEFRGINERLSVLSLKFGENILAEENRFELVIDNPADLSGLPAKDVEAAAEEAKTRGHEGKWVFTLHKPSLIPFLTYADNRALREKIYAGYCERGNHGDEYDNKAILEEESTLRFRRAQLLGYQNYAAYVLDDNMAKTPGRVYDLLNKLWNPALARAVSEREAMQAMVDAEGGNFKIASWDWWYYAERVKKQRYDFDDSVLRPYFVLDDVRAGAFEVATRLFGITFEERFDLPRYNEEVRTFEVTDADGSLLAIYYVDYHPRPGKRNGAWMNEYRRQSRKDGKRVVPIIVNVSNVSRATSDEPALLSLDEVSTLFHEFGHALHGMLSNVTYGSLSGTNVARDFVEMPSQVIENWATEPEVLKLYARHYQTGEQIPDELITKMNNAKLFNQGFATVEYLAASFLDMDWHTLEKPAPKDAMAFESQRMNQIGLIPEIVPRYRSPYFRHIFSGGYSAGYYSYIWAEVVDADAFQAFKENGLFDKKTADKFRKYVLSAGGTEEPMVLYKKFRGREPEIGPLLDRRGLNTDS; from the coding sequence ATGATTCTGGGTTTCAAGAAATCCATGCTGTTCCTGGTGGTCGCGGTGATGGCCGTTGCAATGGCTGACGCGAGGGCGGAGGACAATCCCTTCTACGCGCCCTACGGCACGCCGTTCGAAGTGCCGGCGTTCGACCGCATCAAGAACGAACACTACCTGCCCGCCTTCGAGAAGGGCATCGCCGAGCAGAAGAAGGAAATCGAGGCGATTCGCGACAACGCCGACGCCCCCACCTTCGAGAATACGGTGGTGGCCATGGAGGAGAGCGGCAAGCTGCTCAACCGGGTTGGGGACGTGTTCTTCAACCTGAATTCGGCCGAGACCAGCGACGAGATGCAGGCCATCGCGCGTGAGATTGCCCCCAGGCTCTCCGCGCTCAATGACGACATCTACCTCGACCCCAAGCTGTTCGCACGCGTGAAGTCGGTATACGACAAGCGCGACAAGCTCAAGCTCAGCACCGAGCAGCGCCGTCTGCTGGAGGAGTCCTACAAGGCGTTCGTGCGCGGCGGCGCCAACCTGGCGGATGCCGAGAAAGAGGAGTTTCGCGGCATCAATGAGCGCCTCTCGGTGCTCTCGCTCAAGTTCGGCGAGAACATCCTGGCGGAGGAGAATCGCTTCGAACTGGTGATCGACAACCCTGCCGACCTGTCCGGCCTCCCCGCCAAGGACGTGGAGGCGGCGGCCGAGGAGGCGAAGACGCGCGGCCATGAGGGCAAGTGGGTCTTCACGCTGCACAAGCCCAGCCTGATCCCGTTTCTGACTTACGCCGACAACCGCGCCCTGCGCGAGAAGATCTACGCGGGCTATTGCGAGCGCGGCAACCACGGCGACGAGTACGACAACAAGGCCATCCTCGAGGAAGAGTCGACGTTGCGCTTCCGCCGTGCCCAGCTGCTCGGCTACCAGAACTATGCGGCGTACGTGCTCGACGACAACATGGCCAAGACGCCCGGGCGGGTCTACGACCTCCTCAACAAGCTGTGGAACCCGGCGCTGGCGCGCGCGGTTTCCGAGCGCGAGGCCATGCAGGCCATGGTGGACGCGGAGGGCGGCAACTTCAAGATCGCGTCGTGGGACTGGTGGTACTACGCCGAACGCGTCAAGAAGCAACGCTACGACTTCGACGACTCGGTGCTGCGGCCATACTTCGTGCTCGACGACGTGCGCGCGGGCGCCTTCGAGGTGGCGACGCGGCTGTTCGGCATCACCTTCGAGGAGCGCTTCGATCTGCCCAGGTACAACGAGGAGGTGCGGACCTTCGAGGTGACCGACGCAGACGGGTCGCTGCTCGCCATCTACTATGTGGACTATCACCCGCGCCCCGGCAAGCGCAACGGCGCGTGGATGAACGAGTACCGGCGCCAGTCGCGCAAGGACGGCAAGCGCGTGGTGCCGATCATCGTGAACGTATCCAACGTATCCCGTGCCACTTCCGACGAACCCGCATTGCTGTCGCTGGACGAGGTGTCCACGCTGTTCCACGAGTTCGGCCATGCGCTGCACGGCATGCTCTCCAATGTGACCTACGGAAGCCTGTCGGGAACCAACGTGGCCCGCGACTTCGTGGAAATGCCGTCGCAGGTGATCGAGAACTGGGCCACGGAGCCGGAGGTGCTCAAGCTGTACGCCCGGCACTATCAGACCGGCGAGCAGATCCCGGACGAGTTGATCACGAAGATGAACAACGCCAAGCTCTTCAATCAGGGATTTGCGACGGTCGAGTATCTGGCCGCGTCGTTCCTGGACATGGACTGGCACACGCTGGAGAAGCCCGCGCCGAAGGATGCAATGGCCTTTGAGTCCCAGCGCATGAACCAGATCGGCCTCATCCCTGAGATCGTTCCGCGCTACCGCAGTCCGTATTTCCGCCACATCTTCTCGGGCGGTTACTCGGCGGGGTACTACAGCTACATCTGGGCGGAAGTGGTCGACGCCGACGCCTTCCAGGCGTTCAAGGAAAACGGGCTCTTCGACAAGAAGACCGCGGACAAGTTCCGCAAGTACGTCCTGTCCGCGGGAGGAACCGAGGAGCCCATGGTGCTCTACAAGAAGTTTCGCGGGCGGGAGCCGGAGATCGGGCCGCTGCTGGACCGCCGCGGGCTGAACACGGACTCCTAG
- a CDS encoding histidine phosphatase family protein gives MMMRALLPPLRLAPAVFALVSFLLPANADVDAGRCGLPTTLIVVRHADRQGSDDALSPAGVERARDLARTLAQAHVTAIYHSDTERTRLTAEPLAAKLGLDPVVLPGKDIEGLLKSVFENHCGGTVLIVGHSNTVPLIVAAAGGPQLADLAEDAFGDMFVVTVCGDGTTSVRLQYGAPSP, from the coding sequence ATGATGATGCGAGCCCTGCTACCGCCGCTCCGCCTTGCACCCGCAGTATTTGCGCTTGTTTCGTTCCTTCTGCCGGCAAACGCCGACGTGGATGCGGGCCGTTGTGGGCTTCCCACCACGCTCATCGTCGTGCGCCACGCCGACCGGCAGGGAAGCGATGACGCGCTGTCGCCGGCCGGGGTGGAACGCGCGCGCGATCTCGCCCGCACGCTGGCGCAGGCGCACGTCACCGCCATCTATCATAGTGACACCGAGCGTACCCGCCTCACCGCCGAGCCACTCGCCGCAAAACTGGGCCTCGACCCCGTCGTGCTTCCGGGCAAGGATATCGAGGGGCTCCTGAAGAGCGTTTTCGAAAACCATTGCGGGGGCACGGTGCTGATTGTCGGACACAGCAACACGGTGCCGCTCATCGTGGCCGCCGCCGGCGGCCCGCAACTGGCCGATCTCGCCGAGGATGCCTTCGGGGACATGTTCGTGGTGACGGTGTGCGGCGACGGCACCACGTCCGTCCGGCTGCAGTACGGGGCGCCGTCGCCCTGA
- a CDS encoding CPXCG motif-containing cysteine-rich protein, with amino-acid sequence MTEPLELYCPYCGEFVELDVDEGGSSRQAYVEDCPICCRPWSVEVLRHQDGTWTAMLRTEDE; translated from the coding sequence ATGACAGAACCCCTCGAACTCTACTGTCCCTACTGCGGCGAATTCGTCGAACTCGACGTCGACGAGGGCGGCTCCAGCCGCCAGGCGTACGTGGAGGACTGTCCCATCTGTTGCCGGCCGTGGAGCGTGGAGGTCTTGCGGCATCAGGACGGGACCTGGACCGCCATGCTGCGCACGGAGGACGAATGA
- a CDS encoding T9SS type A sorting domain-containing protein — protein MPNLVRACLNVCSLVFAVLVGLAAGPARTADLWGGDGDVVALAAENGVLYVGGNFRTLAPPTGALVAIDPATGASSLALGRIAAVSAVAGGVRAAAPDGAGGWYVGGRFSIAGGVLHQNLAHVLSDGSVDPAWNPTTNQTVRAIVVIGSTVYVAGEFTQVNSTGRNRLAALDATTGALTGWNPNANGLVECMVAQADSLVVGGWFTSIGATGRNRIARIGAVTGAATAWNPNSTGPVHTMAMSGSMLYVGGSFSNVGAQNRNRAAVLDLATGLADATWNPNANSDVWAIVPDGSTIYLAGDFTAVGGSNRNYIAAVSNTFGGSTAWNPNASAPVYGLAKIGSTIYAGGNFTTMQSQPRQRLAAIDAATGFPTAWTSHATGVVWLLQTDGVSVIAGGTITGVGGVLRNSIAALDIATGIPTAWNPGGNSWVYALAPNGATVLVGGTFSSFGGQARSYLVEVDATTGALTAWNPAANSSVEVLRRDGSTLYAGGLFTSIGGQLRDRIATIDLNTKTTTAWNPGSDGNVFDILPTGNTVYAAGAFTFIGGAAHNRLAALNATTGAALPFAADVNDYATSLALDGSTLYCGGNFTTAQPGSQPRNRTAAFDATTGGLLPWAPVCSSAGVEDVVVSGGSIYLGGNYFSLNGVSTRPYLGAVDAAGATITAFDPRAGGPVKEVLAIGNKICVAGSFGFMNWQPFSNLALLDGPAAVGVGNRTPPLTAPRVYPNPMSSSAAVSFSLASPGDADIDIFDVAGRRVRTLRSGPLALGPHSLVWDGRDNAGRAVPTGIYFVRVSVAGYSETAKAVLVR, from the coding sequence ATGCCGAACCTCGTCCGTGCCTGCCTGAACGTGTGCTCTCTGGTCTTCGCCGTCCTCGTTGGTCTTGCAGCCGGACCCGCCCGCACGGCGGATCTCTGGGGTGGAGACGGGGATGTGGTCGCGCTCGCGGCCGAGAACGGTGTTCTGTATGTGGGCGGAAACTTCCGCACGCTCGCGCCGCCGACCGGCGCTCTCGTTGCGATCGACCCCGCCACCGGTGCTTCGTCGCTCGCACTCGGCCGGATCGCCGCCGTCAGCGCCGTCGCCGGCGGTGTCCGGGCGGCGGCCCCCGACGGTGCGGGGGGCTGGTACGTGGGTGGGCGTTTCAGCATCGCGGGCGGCGTCCTCCATCAGAATCTCGCCCACGTCCTCTCCGACGGCTCCGTGGATCCCGCGTGGAACCCGACCACCAACCAGACCGTGCGTGCGATCGTGGTAATCGGCTCGACGGTTTACGTGGCCGGAGAATTCACCCAGGTCAATAGCACGGGCCGGAACCGGCTGGCGGCACTCGACGCCACCACGGGTGCACTGACCGGCTGGAACCCGAACGCCAACGGGCTGGTGGAGTGCATGGTTGCGCAGGCCGACAGCCTGGTCGTGGGCGGATGGTTCACGTCCATCGGTGCCACGGGACGCAACCGCATCGCGCGGATCGGTGCGGTGACCGGCGCAGCGACAGCATGGAATCCCAACAGCACCGGCCCCGTGCACACGATGGCGATGAGTGGATCGATGCTGTACGTCGGCGGAAGTTTCTCGAACGTCGGCGCGCAGAATCGCAACCGCGCCGCCGTGCTGGACCTCGCGACGGGACTGGCCGACGCCACCTGGAATCCCAACGCCAACAGCGACGTGTGGGCCATCGTCCCCGACGGGTCGACCATCTATCTCGCCGGCGACTTCACCGCGGTCGGTGGATCCAATCGCAACTACATCGCAGCGGTCAGCAACACGTTCGGCGGGTCGACGGCGTGGAACCCAAATGCAAGTGCTCCGGTCTACGGACTCGCGAAGATCGGCTCCACGATCTACGCCGGCGGAAACTTTACAACCATGCAGTCGCAACCGCGCCAACGCCTGGCGGCGATCGATGCCGCCACCGGCTTTCCGACCGCGTGGACATCGCACGCAACGGGTGTCGTCTGGCTCTTGCAGACGGACGGCGTGTCGGTCATCGCCGGCGGCACCATTACCGGCGTGGGCGGTGTGCTCCGCAACAGCATTGCCGCGCTGGATATCGCGACCGGTATCCCCACGGCGTGGAATCCGGGCGGGAACTCCTGGGTGTACGCGCTCGCGCCCAACGGCGCCACCGTGTTGGTGGGCGGGACATTTTCCTCCTTTGGCGGCCAGGCGCGGAGCTACCTGGTGGAGGTCGACGCCACCACCGGCGCCCTCACCGCGTGGAATCCCGCGGCCAACAGCAGCGTCGAAGTGTTACGGCGCGACGGCAGCACGCTCTACGCCGGGGGGCTCTTTACCTCGATCGGTGGGCAATTGCGGGATCGCATCGCCACCATCGACCTCAATACGAAGACCACCACCGCCTGGAATCCGGGGTCCGACGGGAACGTGTTCGACATTCTGCCCACGGGCAACACAGTGTATGCGGCCGGTGCGTTCACGTTCATCGGTGGCGCGGCGCACAACCGCCTGGCCGCGCTGAACGCAACGACCGGCGCGGCGCTCCCGTTTGCCGCCGACGTCAACGACTACGCGACGAGCCTGGCTCTGGACGGCTCGACGCTGTATTGTGGCGGCAACTTCACGACGGCGCAGCCTGGCTCGCAGCCTCGCAACCGCACCGCAGCCTTCGACGCCACCACCGGCGGTTTACTCCCGTGGGCGCCGGTGTGCTCAAGTGCCGGCGTCGAAGACGTCGTGGTCTCGGGCGGGAGCATTTATCTCGGCGGGAACTACTTCTCGCTGAACGGCGTGTCGACGCGCCCGTATCTGGGCGCGGTGGATGCGGCCGGGGCGACGATCACGGCGTTCGATCCACGCGCCGGCGGACCGGTGAAGGAGGTGCTGGCCATCGGTAACAAGATCTGTGTCGCCGGGTCGTTCGGTTTTATGAACTGGCAGCCGTTCAGCAACCTGGCCCTGCTCGACGGCCCCGCGGCGGTGGGGGTCGGCAACCGCACGCCGCCGCTGACCGCGCCCCGCGTTTACCCCAATCCGATGTCGTCCTCCGCCGCGGTGAGTTTCTCACTGGCTTCGCCGGGCGATGCGGACATCGACATCTTCGATGTGGCGGGGCGGCGCGTGCGTACGCTTCGCTCCGGACCGCTCGCGCTCGGACCGCACTCGCTGGTCTGGGACGGGCGCGATAACGCGGGCCGTGCCGTTCCGACGGGAATCTACTTCGTTCGCGTGTCGGTGGCCGGGTACTCGGAGACGGCGAAGGCCGTGCTGGTGCGGTAG
- a CDS encoding DUF3575 domain-containing protein → MSAWRTGRVAFLTVLVLVLFQTGASLAQDTTPQASTPADPPSRRIVAWTNPILLVFGWYMVEGEVRLRENHTVGISGSFLDFKTDDPGDPDYEETEYYSINLFYRYYPNASFKGFFIGVQMGTAEVNQKENVEDNFGIPTGETEETSGNAYSAGVLIGYGWLLGDAQRIAVSMGIGANRLFGGDVDEDANPTVPVIRLINVGIAF, encoded by the coding sequence ATGAGCGCATGGCGAACCGGGAGAGTGGCGTTCCTTACCGTTCTCGTTCTCGTCCTGTTCCAGACCGGCGCATCGCTGGCGCAGGACACGACTCCGCAGGCCTCAACTCCGGCGGACCCGCCCTCGCGGCGAATCGTGGCCTGGACCAATCCCATTCTTCTGGTCTTCGGCTGGTACATGGTGGAGGGCGAGGTTCGTCTGCGGGAGAACCACACTGTCGGCATCTCCGGCTCGTTCCTGGACTTCAAGACCGATGATCCCGGGGACCCGGATTACGAAGAGACGGAGTACTACAGCATCAATCTGTTCTACCGCTACTACCCGAACGCATCCTTCAAGGGGTTCTTCATCGGTGTGCAGATGGGTACCGCGGAGGTGAACCAGAAGGAGAACGTCGAGGACAATTTTGGCATCCCCACCGGCGAGACAGAAGAGACGTCGGGCAACGCCTACAGCGCCGGCGTCCTCATTGGCTACGGCTGGCTGCTCGGGGACGCCCAGCGCATCGCCGTCAGCATGGGCATCGGCGCCAATCGCCTGTTCGGGGGCGATGTGGACGAGGACGCCAACCCGACGGTTCCCGTCATTCGCCTGATCAACGTGGGCATCGCGTTCTGA
- the lexA gene encoding transcriptional repressor LexA codes for MSPKTPPGETREKIYEFMRDRLLDGNPPTVREVQARFGFKAVQSAQAHLEQLVAEGRLVKQLGEFKGRARGYALPRSSVDSAGPTAFAPLLGHIQAGGLEAAIEEREGMVPVQRAGRRSGSEKLFALRVRGESMTGAGILPDDIVIVRSQPSADAGDIVVALVGDEATVKTLRSRRGKVVLQPENDAFEPIVLDPQDCQILGKVIEVRRYLG; via the coding sequence ATGTCCCCAAAGACACCCCCCGGTGAGACCCGGGAGAAGATCTACGAGTTTATGCGCGACCGGCTGCTCGATGGTAACCCGCCGACGGTCCGAGAAGTGCAGGCGCGGTTCGGCTTCAAGGCTGTGCAATCGGCCCAGGCGCACCTCGAGCAGCTGGTCGCGGAGGGACGCCTGGTCAAGCAGCTGGGCGAGTTCAAGGGGCGGGCGCGGGGCTACGCACTCCCCCGCTCCAGCGTGGACTCAGCCGGACCCACCGCGTTCGCGCCGCTGCTCGGTCACATCCAGGCCGGTGGTCTCGAGGCCGCCATCGAGGAGCGCGAGGGCATGGTTCCCGTGCAGCGCGCCGGGCGGCGCAGCGGGAGCGAGAAGCTCTTCGCGCTGCGCGTGCGCGGCGAGAGCATGACCGGCGCGGGCATTCTCCCCGACGACATCGTCATCGTGCGGTCGCAGCCATCCGCGGATGCCGGTGACATCGTCGTGGCCCTGGTGGGCGACGAAGCCACCGTGAAAACACTTCGCTCGAGACGCGGCAAGGTGGTTCTCCAGCCGGAGAACGACGCCTTCGAGCCCATCGTGCTCGACCCGCAGGACTGTCAGATTCTGGGCAAGGTCATCGAGGTACGACGCTACCTCGGTTGA